One window of Chryseobacterium indologenes genomic DNA carries:
- the folP gene encoding dihydropteroate synthase, translated as MGILNLTPDSFSDGGKFNTEKAALEHAEKLLKDGAEILDIGPQSTRPNAEFLSAEEEIKRIGNIISLIKKEFPESLISLDTFYAATVKFGFNEGIDLINDISGGQYDAEMFDTAAQTKLPYILMHVNPSYDTMHDKIRFEDITLEVNRYFSQKTKELLEKGVNDIILDPGFGFGKTVEDQMKMIHEVEYLGFGRFPLLIGISRKSFIYKPLGKSPLDINEETQKLHMKVLEQGAKIVRVHEVAEAKQTLTHFLRKK; from the coding sequence ATGGGAATTCTCAATCTGACCCCTGATTCTTTCTCTGACGGTGGAAAATTCAATACCGAAAAAGCTGCTCTGGAGCATGCCGAAAAACTGTTGAAAGATGGAGCAGAAATATTGGATATAGGACCTCAATCCACACGTCCTAACGCAGAGTTTTTGAGTGCTGAAGAAGAAATAAAAAGAATTGGAAATATCATTTCTCTGATTAAAAAAGAATTCCCGGAATCCCTGATTTCCCTTGATACTTTTTACGCAGCAACCGTAAAGTTTGGGTTCAATGAAGGAATTGATCTGATCAATGATATTTCCGGAGGCCAGTATGATGCAGAAATGTTTGATACGGCAGCTCAGACAAAACTCCCGTACATTTTGATGCATGTAAATCCTTCTTATGATACCATGCATGATAAGATCAGATTTGAAGATATAACATTGGAGGTTAACAGATATTTTTCACAAAAAACAAAAGAACTTTTAGAAAAAGGAGTGAATGATATTATTCTTGATCCCGGTTTTGGATTCGGAAAAACGGTAGAAGATCAGATGAAAATGATTCATGAGGTTGAATATCTTGGATTTGGAAGGTTTCCTTTGCTGATAGGGATTTCCAGAAAGTCATTTATTTATAAACCGCTGGGAAAATCACCTTTGGATATCAATGAGGAAACCCAGAAACTTCACATGAAAGTTTTGGAGCAGGGTGCAAAAATTGTAAGAGTTCATGAAGTCGCTGAAGCAAAGCAAACCCTTACTCATTTTTTACGGAAAAAATAA
- a CDS encoding TerB family tellurite resistance protein — MQKSNKSIAGYHLLMILSSVDGEFAPEEGMLVQQYMADEFPFRMNLDNELETLALLQPEEWKDHFEFHARCFHEDSTEEERVKFVQFAKSLIKADNKVTEEEHTYYVLLKNLWGL; from the coding sequence ATGCAAAAATCAAATAAATCAATCGCCGGATATCACTTATTAATGATCCTTTCTTCTGTAGACGGAGAGTTTGCTCCTGAGGAAGGAATGCTGGTACAGCAATATATGGCGGATGAATTTCCGTTCAGAATGAACCTTGACAACGAATTGGAAACTCTGGCTCTTTTACAGCCTGAAGAATGGAAAGACCACTTTGAATTCCATGCAAGATGCTTCCATGAAGATTCTACAGAAGAAGAACGCGTAAAGTTTGTTCAGTTTGCAAAATCATTGATCAAAGCGGATAATAAAGTAACTGAAGAGGAGCATACATACTATGTTCTGCTGAAAAATCTTTGGGGATTATAA
- a CDS encoding BT_3928 family protein, translating into MLKGLLRFIIAIIFILSGFVKAVDLVGFSFKMEEYFAPPVFNMPFLEKFALLFSIIVVVLELFLGFMLLLKLKLKFTLSVLIALCIFFGFLTFYSAYFNVVTDCGCFGDAIKFTPWQSFLKDVVLLVGLIILFVLYRKDFRKKDEYGITKKESSNTFKYVLLTVFSLGMVYVMAQGIMHEPIIDFRDYKVGTDIKGEKVKIEKNPSEYKTFYSLKNQKTGAVIKVNQDDYIKKTEYWAEGSPWKIEEGKNESVLIKEGYKSEIVKFKIEDPTGMEVTNEIINAPKAVLVFSYHPKDVPADLLQKVEAKVNTQKGALIYGVSTYPNTFKTIKNAMMDGTAIKTIARSNPFVLILENGKIIDKQPAKDYVN; encoded by the coding sequence ATGCTTAAAGGTTTATTACGCTTTATTATTGCTATTATTTTTATCCTTTCAGGCTTTGTGAAAGCCGTGGATCTGGTAGGTTTTTCTTTCAAAATGGAAGAATATTTTGCCCCTCCGGTTTTCAATATGCCGTTTTTAGAAAAGTTTGCCCTGCTGTTTTCCATTATAGTGGTGGTACTGGAGCTTTTCCTGGGATTTATGCTGCTGCTGAAATTAAAGCTTAAATTTACCTTGTCCGTATTAATTGCCCTTTGTATTTTCTTTGGGTTCCTAACTTTTTATTCGGCGTATTTCAATGTCGTAACAGATTGTGGATGTTTTGGTGATGCTATTAAATTTACTCCATGGCAGAGCTTCCTTAAAGATGTTGTACTTCTTGTAGGATTAATTATCCTTTTCGTCCTGTACAGAAAAGATTTCCGTAAAAAAGATGAGTACGGAATTACCAAAAAAGAGTCTTCCAATACTTTTAAATATGTTCTTTTAACTGTATTTTCACTGGGCATGGTTTACGTTATGGCACAGGGAATTATGCATGAACCGATCATTGATTTCCGTGATTATAAAGTAGGAACAGACATTAAAGGTGAAAAAGTAAAAATCGAAAAAAACCCTTCTGAATACAAGACTTTTTATTCTCTGAAAAATCAGAAAACAGGAGCTGTTATCAAGGTAAATCAGGATGATTATATCAAAAAGACAGAATACTGGGCAGAAGGTTCTCCATGGAAAATTGAGGAAGGAAAAAATGAATCTGTGCTGATCAAAGAAGGTTATAAATCTGAGATTGTGAAATTTAAGATTGAAGACCCTACAGGAATGGAAGTTACGAATGAAATTATCAACGCTCCAAAAGCTGTTTTGGTATTCTCATATCATCCAAAAGATGTTCCTGCTGACCTGCTTCAGAAAGTGGAAGCTAAAGTAAATACACAGAAAGGAGCTCTAATCTATGGAGTTTCTACCTATCCGAATACTTTTAAAACGATTAAAAATGCAATGATGGACGGAACTGCCATCAAAACCATAGCAAGAAGCAACCCGTTTGTACTGATTCTTGAGAATGGAAAAATTATAGATAAACAGCCTGCAAAGGACTACGTTAATTAA
- the ilvC gene encoding ketol-acid reductoisomerase, protein MAKLNFGGVEENVVTRNEFPLEKAQEVLKNEVVAVIGYGVQGPGQALNQKDNGVNVIVGQRKNSKSWDKAIADGFVPGETLFEIEEALEKGTIICYLLSDAAQIEYWPKVKQHLTPGKALYFSHGFGITFSERTGIVPPADVDVFLVAPKGSGTSLRRMFLQNRGLNSSFAVYQDATGKARERVTALGIAIGSGYLFETDFKKEVYSDLAGERGTLMGAVQGIFAAQYDVLRKNGHSPSEAFNETVEELTQSLMPLVAENGMDWMYANCSTTAQRGALDWWKRFRDATSPLFEELYDNVAKGNEAQRSIDSNSKPDYREKLEVELTELRESEMWKAGKTVRSLRPENN, encoded by the coding sequence ATGGCAAAATTGAATTTTGGAGGAGTAGAAGAGAACGTAGTAACGAGAAATGAATTTCCGTTGGAAAAAGCTCAGGAAGTATTAAAAAATGAAGTCGTAGCAGTAATTGGATACGGAGTGCAGGGACCCGGACAGGCTTTGAACCAGAAAGATAACGGAGTTAATGTCATTGTAGGACAGAGAAAAAACTCCAAATCATGGGATAAAGCAATCGCAGACGGATTTGTTCCGGGAGAAACTTTATTTGAAATCGAAGAAGCTTTAGAAAAAGGAACCATTATCTGCTACCTTCTGAGCGATGCCGCACAGATTGAATACTGGCCAAAAGTAAAACAACATCTTACTCCGGGAAAAGCACTGTATTTTTCTCATGGTTTCGGAATCACCTTTAGCGAACGCACAGGAATCGTTCCTCCAGCCGATGTAGATGTATTTCTGGTAGCACCAAAAGGTTCGGGAACGTCCCTGAGAAGAATGTTTCTGCAGAACAGAGGTCTGAACAGCAGTTTTGCCGTATACCAGGATGCAACAGGAAAAGCAAGAGAAAGAGTAACTGCATTGGGGATTGCAATAGGAAGCGGATATCTTTTTGAAACCGATTTTAAAAAAGAAGTTTACAGCGATCTCGCCGGAGAACGAGGAACATTGATGGGAGCTGTACAGGGAATATTTGCCGCTCAGTATGATGTATTGAGAAAAAACGGACACAGTCCTTCCGAAGCCTTCAATGAAACCGTAGAAGAGCTTACCCAGTCATTAATGCCATTGGTAGCAGAAAACGGGATGGACTGGATGTATGCCAACTGCAGCACAACCGCTCAGAGAGGAGCTTTGGATTGGTGGAAGCGTTTCAGAGATGCCACTTCACCTTTGTTTGAAGAGTTGTATGATAATGTGGCCAAAGGAAATGAAGCGCAGCGCTCGATCGACAGTAACAGCAAGCCTGATTATCGTGAGAAACTGGAAGTGGAACTTACCGAGTTAAGAGAAAGCGAAATGTGGAAGGCCGGCAAGACCGTACGAAGCCTGAGACCCGAAAACAATTAA
- the tpiA gene encoding triose-phosphate isomerase, translated as MRRKIVAGNWKMNKNVIDAQQLMIQLLSYKNNNATNCEVWIAPPALYLMMAKDIFEKDEIGVFSQDMSEHESGAYTGEISADMLESIDATGSLIGHSERRQYHGETDSHCNRKIKLALDKGLIPVYCNGETLEQRKAGQHLEVVKNQTEVALFTLSAEEIKKVVIAYEPVWAIGTGETASPEQAQEIHAHIRSIIAAKYGQEVADEISILYGGSVKPDNAKEIFSQPDIDGGLIGGAALKLEDFSKIIEGFN; from the coding sequence ATGAGAAGAAAAATAGTTGCAGGCAACTGGAAAATGAACAAAAATGTAATTGATGCACAACAATTGATGATTCAGTTACTAAGCTATAAAAACAATAATGCTACCAACTGTGAGGTTTGGATCGCTCCGCCTGCGTTATATTTAATGATGGCAAAAGACATCTTTGAAAAGGACGAAATCGGGGTATTTTCTCAGGATATGAGTGAGCATGAAAGTGGTGCTTACACTGGAGAGATTTCTGCTGATATGTTAGAATCTATCGACGCTACCGGTTCATTGATCGGGCACTCTGAAAGAAGACAATATCACGGAGAAACAGATTCTCACTGTAACAGAAAAATCAAATTGGCGCTTGACAAAGGTCTTATTCCTGTTTACTGTAACGGGGAAACTCTTGAGCAGAGAAAAGCAGGACAACACCTGGAAGTGGTAAAAAATCAGACTGAAGTAGCGCTTTTCACACTTTCTGCTGAAGAAATCAAGAAAGTTGTGATCGCTTACGAACCGGTTTGGGCAATCGGAACAGGAGAAACGGCAAGCCCTGAGCAGGCACAGGAAATCCATGCACACATCAGAAGTATCATCGCTGCAAAATACGGACAGGAAGTTGCTGATGAAATTTCAATCCTTTACGGAGGATCTGTAAAGCCGGACAATGCAAAAGAAATTTTCTCTCAGCCGGATATCGACGGAGGACTGATTGGAGGTGCTGCTTTGAAATTAGAGGATTTCTCTAAGATTATTGAAGGTTTTAACTAA
- a CDS encoding DUF1599 domain-containing protein, with protein sequence MLKTSIQFEKVISQCRDLFGKKLQDYGAAWRVLRPSSITDQIYIKVNRIRTLQMTDKKMVDESEEDEFIAIVNYSIIGLIQLEKGLSNDFNENKEEILGLYDKYSNEAKALMERKNHDYGEAWRDMRISSITDLIYQKVLRTKQIEDNQGKTIVSEGLDANYFDMLNYAVFCLIKFSEKENQFEPKNI encoded by the coding sequence ATGCTAAAAACATCAATACAGTTCGAGAAAGTTATCAGTCAGTGTCGTGATCTTTTCGGTAAAAAGTTACAGGATTATGGAGCTGCATGGAGGGTGCTAAGACCGAGTTCCATTACAGACCAGATTTACATCAAAGTCAACAGGATCCGCACGCTTCAGATGACCGATAAAAAAATGGTGGATGAGAGTGAGGAAGATGAATTTATCGCTATTGTGAACTACTCTATCATTGGGCTTATTCAGCTTGAAAAAGGTCTTTCCAATGATTTCAATGAAAATAAAGAAGAAATTTTAGGTCTGTATGACAAATATTCCAACGAAGCGAAAGCTTTAATGGAAAGAAAAAATCATGATTATGGTGAAGCATGGAGAGATATGAGAATCTCTTCAATCACAGATCTTATTTACCAGAAAGTATTAAGAACTAAACAGATTGAGGACAATCAGGGAAAAACAATCGTTTCAGAAGGACTTGATGCCAACTATTTCGATATGCTGAACTATGCGGTCTTCTGTCTGATCAAGTTCTCGGAAAAAGAAAATCAATTCGAACCCAAAAATATTTAA
- the ilvA gene encoding threonine ammonia-lyase, which translates to MMKEGISSSVLENVYKAEERLKNVVVKTPLAVNNNLSAIYDANIRFKREDLQRVRSYKIRGAYNKMATMSKEELSKGVVCASAGNHAQGVAFACHTMKVKGTIFMPLPTPGQKLEQVKMFGGEYIDVILFGDTFDAAKDAALRFCEDHDSAFIHPFDDPAIIEGQATTALEILEQAEGVVDYLFVPIGGGGLAAGICSVFQHLSPQTKIIGVEPSAAASMKKALEKGKPVLLEKISRFVDGAAVQKVGDLTFERCKNILHDMATVDEGLVCETILSLYNKDAIVVEPAGALSVAALEKYGNEIKGKNVVCIISGSNNDITRMEEIKEKALLHAGLKHYFLVRFPQRPGALKTFVMDVLGPDDDITYFEYTQKNSKEKGIAVVGIALKQNKDFTPLIDKMKQYDFFVNYLNNDPSLMNLLI; encoded by the coding sequence ATGATGAAAGAGGGAATAAGTTCCTCCGTTTTAGAGAATGTCTATAAAGCGGAGGAACGATTAAAAAATGTAGTGGTAAAAACACCTTTGGCTGTCAATAACAATCTGTCAGCCATTTATGACGCAAATATCCGTTTCAAAAGAGAAGACCTTCAAAGGGTAAGATCCTATAAAATAAGAGGAGCCTATAATAAGATGGCAACGATGTCAAAGGAAGAACTCTCAAAAGGAGTGGTGTGTGCCAGTGCCGGAAACCATGCACAGGGAGTGGCTTTTGCCTGTCATACCATGAAGGTGAAAGGAACTATTTTCATGCCTTTACCAACGCCTGGACAAAAACTTGAACAGGTGAAAATGTTCGGGGGAGAATATATTGATGTTATTTTGTTCGGAGATACATTTGATGCTGCCAAAGATGCTGCGCTGAGGTTTTGTGAAGATCATGACAGCGCATTTATTCATCCTTTTGATGATCCTGCGATCATTGAAGGGCAGGCCACAACGGCACTCGAGATTCTGGAGCAGGCTGAAGGTGTTGTTGATTATCTTTTTGTCCCGATTGGAGGCGGTGGATTGGCAGCAGGAATTTGTTCCGTCTTTCAGCATCTGTCCCCACAGACGAAAATCATTGGAGTAGAACCTTCGGCGGCAGCAAGTATGAAAAAAGCGCTGGAAAAAGGGAAGCCTGTCCTTCTTGAAAAGATCAGCCGGTTTGTAGATGGAGCAGCTGTACAGAAGGTGGGAGATCTCACTTTTGAACGCTGTAAAAATATCCTGCACGATATGGCTACAGTAGATGAAGGACTCGTATGTGAAACCATATTGTCATTATATAATAAAGATGCCATTGTTGTAGAACCTGCGGGAGCTCTTTCTGTGGCTGCATTGGAAAAATATGGGAATGAAATAAAAGGTAAAAATGTAGTCTGCATCATCAGTGGAAGCAATAATGATATTACCCGTATGGAAGAAATCAAGGAAAAAGCTTTGCTGCATGCGGGATTAAAACACTATTTCCTCGTTCGATTTCCACAACGCCCCGGAGCATTGAAAACTTTTGTAATGGATGTGCTGGGACCTGATGATGATATCACTTATTTTGAGTACACCCAGAAAAATTCAAAAGAAAAAGGAATTGCTGTGGTAGGAATTGCTCTGAAACAGAATAAAGATTTCACTCCTTTGATTGATAAGATGAAACAATATGATTTCTTTGTCAACTATCTGAATAATGATCCATCACTGATGAATTTACTTATTTAA
- the ilvE gene encoding branched-chain-amino-acid transaminase, with protein MYYNDDTIIYFDGKFMKAKDAGMDLYGQSLHYGYSVFEGIKSYNTDNGTQIFKAKEHYERLKRSAELMHIPFDYSAEQLTELTYELLERNGFTDAYIRPLVTCSPNMSLSKGQKSYLSLLAWEWNNGYLADKMKIMTSPFQRPNPKAFKVEAKVGGHYVNSILACQDAKDKGYDEALVLDENGNVAESSGANVFYEKDGTLFTPGKGSILPGITRQTVFEICEELDIPVKESFFKPEEMRGADAGFFCGTAAEIVALDSLDDVPFTKSWEDTVSEKVQQAYLKRVRVLSL; from the coding sequence ATGTATTACAACGACGACACGATTATCTACTTTGATGGAAAATTTATGAAAGCCAAAGATGCAGGGATGGATCTTTACGGACAGTCTCTTCATTATGGTTACTCTGTTTTTGAAGGAATTAAATCCTACAACACAGATAACGGAACCCAGATTTTCAAAGCAAAAGAACATTACGAAAGACTGAAAAGATCAGCAGAATTGATGCATATTCCCTTCGATTATTCTGCCGAACAGCTTACAGAGCTTACCTATGAACTTCTGGAGCGTAACGGTTTCACAGATGCTTACATCCGTCCGTTGGTCACATGTTCACCCAATATGTCACTTTCAAAAGGCCAGAAATCTTATTTGTCACTTCTTGCCTGGGAGTGGAATAACGGCTATCTCGCAGATAAAATGAAAATCATGACTTCCCCTTTTCAACGTCCAAATCCGAAGGCATTTAAAGTGGAAGCCAAAGTAGGAGGACATTATGTAAACTCGATACTTGCCTGTCAGGATGCCAAAGACAAAGGCTATGATGAAGCATTGGTTTTAGATGAAAATGGAAACGTTGCAGAAAGTTCGGGAGCGAATGTTTTCTACGAAAAAGACGGTACTTTATTTACTCCGGGCAAAGGAAGTATCCTTCCGGGAATCACAAGACAAACGGTTTTTGAAATCTGTGAAGAGCTTGATATCCCAGTTAAAGAATCCTTTTTCAAACCTGAAGAAATGCGTGGTGCGGATGCAGGTTTTTTCTGTGGTACAGCAGCAGAAATCGTTGCACTGGATTCTCTGGATGATGTCCCATTTACAAAAAGCTGGGAAGATACAGTAAGTGAGAAGGTGCAACAGGCTTATTTGAAAAGGGTAAGAGTTCTGTCATTGTAA
- the ilvD gene encoding dihydroxy-acid dehydratase yields the protein MLNKYSKTFTQNSEQPAAKAMLYGIGFKEEDMHKAQIGIASMGYDGNTCNMHLNDLAKMVKEGTWEHGLAGLIFNTIGVSDGMSNGTDGMRYSLVSRDVIADSIEAICGAQYYDGLIALPGCDKNMPGTIIAMGRLDRPSIMVYGGTIAPGCYKGEQLNIVSAFEALGKKIAGEITEEDFDGVVKNSCPGAGACGGMYTANTMASAIEALGMSLPYSSSNPALSKEKREECHEAGKYLKVLLEKDIKPSDIMTRKAFENALRMIVILGGSTNAVLHFIAMAKSVGVSLDQDDFQKMSDCTPVLADLKPSGKYLMQDLYEHGGIPSVMKYLLKQGLLHGDCLTVTGKTLAENLENVPDLDFNTQKIIKPLSEPVKATGHLRILYGNLAEKGSVAKITGKEGERFVGKARVFDGEKNLIRGIQDGTVQHGDVIVIRNEGPKGAPGMPEMLKPTSALIGAGLGSSVALITDGRFSGGTHGFVVGHITPEAHEGGLIAFVNDDDLIEIDAVNNTIQLKVSDEEIERRKKGWQKPPLKVQKGLLYKYALTVSSAAEGCVTDEITQ from the coding sequence ATGCTAAATAAATATTCAAAAACATTCACACAAAACAGTGAGCAGCCCGCAGCCAAAGCAATGTTGTACGGGATAGGATTTAAAGAAGAAGATATGCACAAAGCCCAGATTGGAATTGCCAGTATGGGATACGATGGAAATACATGCAATATGCACCTCAACGATCTCGCTAAAATGGTAAAAGAAGGAACGTGGGAACATGGATTGGCCGGACTGATATTTAATACGATTGGTGTAAGTGACGGAATGAGCAACGGAACAGACGGAATGCGTTATTCTCTGGTGAGCCGTGATGTAATTGCTGACAGTATTGAAGCAATCTGTGGAGCCCAATATTATGACGGACTGATTGCATTACCAGGCTGCGACAAAAATATGCCGGGAACCATTATTGCAATGGGAAGATTAGACAGACCATCCATCATGGTATATGGAGGTACTATTGCTCCCGGTTGTTACAAAGGAGAACAGCTCAATATAGTTTCAGCTTTTGAAGCCTTAGGGAAAAAAATTGCAGGAGAAATTACAGAAGAAGATTTTGATGGTGTTGTGAAAAATTCATGTCCCGGAGCAGGAGCATGTGGAGGAATGTACACTGCCAATACAATGGCTTCTGCAATTGAAGCATTAGGAATGAGCCTTCCGTATTCATCCTCCAATCCTGCTTTAAGCAAAGAAAAACGGGAAGAATGTCATGAAGCGGGAAAATATCTGAAAGTATTACTGGAAAAAGATATTAAGCCTTCCGATATCATGACCCGAAAAGCTTTTGAAAATGCACTGCGCATGATTGTTATTTTGGGAGGAAGTACCAATGCTGTTTTACATTTTATAGCCATGGCAAAAAGTGTCGGAGTATCACTGGATCAGGATGATTTTCAAAAAATGAGTGATTGTACTCCTGTTCTGGCAGACCTTAAACCAAGCGGAAAATATCTGATGCAGGATTTGTATGAGCACGGAGGAATACCATCGGTAATGAAATACCTTTTAAAACAAGGACTGTTACACGGGGATTGCCTGACTGTAACCGGAAAGACATTAGCCGAGAATTTAGAAAATGTTCCAGATCTGGATTTTAATACACAGAAAATCATAAAACCTCTTTCAGAACCTGTAAAAGCTACCGGACATCTGAGAATACTGTACGGAAACCTTGCTGAAAAAGGAAGCGTGGCGAAAATCACAGGGAAAGAAGGCGAACGTTTTGTAGGGAAAGCCCGTGTATTTGATGGTGAAAAAAATCTGATCAGAGGAATTCAGGACGGAACCGTACAACATGGTGATGTCATCGTCATCCGGAATGAAGGTCCGAAAGGAGCTCCCGGAATGCCGGAAATGCTGAAACCTACAAGTGCGTTGATTGGAGCTGGCCTTGGAAGCAGTGTCGCTTTAATCACAGACGGAAGGTTTAGCGGAGGAACCCATGGTTTTGTAGTGGGACACATTACTCCCGAAGCCCATGAAGGAGGTCTGATAGCTTTTGTAAACGATGATGACCTGATTGAAATTGATGCCGTAAACAATACTATACAGCTCAAAGTTTCAGACGAAGAAATTGAAAGAAGAAAAAAAGGGTGGCAAAAACCCCCTCTTAAAGTACAGAAAGGACTGCTTTATAAATATGCATTAACAGTATCATCGGCTGCTGAAGGCTGTGTAACGGATGAAATCACTCAATAA
- the ilvB gene encoding biosynthetic-type acetolactate synthase large subunit, giving the protein MENLNLSTEIQLSGSRIILEAFLNEGVKTVFGYPGGAIIPIYDALYDYRETLKHILVRHEQAAVHAAQGLARVSGEVGVVLATSGPGATNLVTGLADALLDNTPLVCITGQVFEHLLGTDAFQEIDVMNVTSPVTKWNYQVTDANELPEVLAKAFYIAKSGRPGPVLIDVTKNAQLQSVDYKGYSPCHSLRSYKPDPDPCFENIEKAVQLINEAERPFIIAGQGIMLGKAEKEFLEFAEKSGIPVAWTVLGMSAIPTDHPQAVGMVGMHGNYGPNILTNECDVLIAVGMRFDDRVTGKLDQYAKQAKIIHLDIDKAEINKNVKVDVPVLGNCKHTLPFLTKWITKREYPEWHERFKSCHEIESINLINTELYPEEGEITMGEVIRYLNEMTKGEAVIVTDVGQHQMATCRYSKFKNPRTNVTSGGLGTMGFCLPAAIGASYAETGRPVIAVMGDGGAQMNIQELGTIMQYHPEVKILILNNCYLGMVRQWQELFHEERYSSVDIQSPDFVQVAKGYNIPGNRVSEREDLKWAIREMLDHKGSFLLEVMTGKEHNVFPMIPQGKSVSEIVLNNKF; this is encoded by the coding sequence ATGGAAAACCTGAATTTATCAACAGAAATACAACTTAGCGGAAGCCGGATCATTCTGGAAGCATTTCTTAACGAAGGCGTAAAAACAGTTTTCGGATACCCTGGCGGGGCTATTATTCCTATCTACGATGCCCTTTATGATTATCGGGAAACGCTGAAACATATTCTGGTACGTCATGAGCAGGCAGCGGTACATGCGGCACAAGGTCTGGCAAGAGTATCAGGAGAAGTAGGAGTCGTTTTGGCAACAAGTGGTCCGGGAGCAACCAACCTTGTGACGGGATTAGCGGATGCTCTGTTGGATAATACCCCTTTGGTTTGTATTACAGGACAGGTTTTTGAACATCTTCTGGGAACCGATGCCTTTCAGGAAATAGATGTAATGAATGTTACAAGCCCGGTTACCAAATGGAATTATCAGGTTACTGATGCCAATGAGCTTCCCGAAGTACTGGCAAAAGCATTTTACATCGCAAAATCAGGCCGTCCAGGTCCTGTATTGATTGATGTTACTAAAAATGCCCAGCTGCAATCTGTTGATTATAAAGGATATTCTCCATGTCATTCATTGAGAAGTTATAAACCAGATCCGGATCCTTGTTTTGAAAATATTGAAAAAGCGGTACAGCTGATCAATGAGGCAGAAAGACCATTTATTATTGCCGGGCAGGGGATTATGTTGGGGAAAGCTGAAAAAGAGTTCTTAGAGTTTGCTGAAAAATCAGGAATTCCGGTGGCATGGACAGTGCTGGGAATGAGCGCTATTCCTACCGATCATCCACAAGCCGTTGGGATGGTAGGAATGCACGGAAACTATGGACCGAATATTTTAACCAACGAATGTGATGTTTTGATTGCTGTCGGAATGCGTTTCGATGACCGTGTAACAGGAAAATTGGATCAGTATGCGAAGCAGGCGAAAATCATTCATCTGGACATCGATAAGGCAGAGATCAATAAAAATGTGAAAGTAGATGTTCCGGTTCTTGGAAACTGTAAACACACACTTCCGTTTCTTACAAAATGGATTACAAAAAGAGAATACCCGGAATGGCATGAAAGATTTAAAAGCTGTCATGAAATTGAAAGTATCAACCTCATCAATACTGAACTTTATCCTGAAGAAGGAGAAATTACAATGGGAGAAGTTATCCGTTATCTGAACGAGATGACAAAAGGAGAGGCGGTAATTGTAACCGATGTGGGACAGCATCAGATGGCAACATGCCGTTATTCTAAATTTAAGAATCCCCGTACCAATGTAACAAGTGGTGGATTGGGAACCATGGGATTCTGTCTTCCTGCTGCAATAGGAGCATCCTACGCAGAGACTGGACGTCCTGTAATTGCTGTCATGGGAGATGGAGGTGCTCAAATGAATATTCAGGAGTTGGGAACCATTATGCAGTATCATCCGGAGGTTAAAATTCTAATCCTTAATAACTGCTATCTGGGAATGGTAAGGCAATGGCAGGAATTGTTTCATGAAGAAAGATATTCCTCGGTGGATATTCAGAGTCCTGATTTTGTTCAGGTGGCAAAAGGATATAATATTCCAGGAAACAGAGTCTCTGAGAGAGAAGATTTGAAATGGGCCATTCGGGAAATGCTGGATCACAAAGGATCTTTCCTTCTTGAAGTTATGACCGGAAAAGAGCACAATGTATTCCCAATGATTCCTCAAGGGAAAAGTGTTTCGGAAATTGTACTGAATAATAAATTTTAA